One genomic window of Desulfomonilia bacterium includes the following:
- a CDS encoding flavodoxin family protein → MKVAGFIGSPRISGNTASLVGEVLRGAHDSGAETIIYNINQLNIRGCQGCLKCQTKEGKCVQQDDMTGIYDDIYNADAIVIGSPVYMAQVTSQTKALIDRLFAFLYPASELGGNFKTKLNKKKTVTVYAQGQPDPAIFKDCFNLTEGILSFIGFDIKERIVASGARDMKYAEGNTDLMKKAYTAGINLAG, encoded by the coding sequence ATGAAGGTTGCTGGTTTTATAGGAAGTCCGAGGATATCTGGAAATACCGCTTCACTCGTGGGAGAAGTTCTCAGAGGTGCACATGACAGCGGTGCTGAAACGATTATATATAACATAAACCAGCTCAATATAAGGGGCTGCCAGGGATGCTTGAAATGTCAGACAAAAGAAGGGAAATGCGTTCAGCAAGACGATATGACAGGAATCTATGATGATATTTACAATGCCGATGCGATAGTGATCGGCAGCCCTGTCTATATGGCCCAGGTTACGAGCCAGACAAAGGCTTTAATTGACCGGTTATTTGCTTTCCTGTACCCGGCTTCTGAACTGGGAGGCAACTTTAAAACCAAATTAAACAAAAAGAAAACCGTGACCGTATATGCCCAGGGGCAGCCTGATCCCGCCATATTCAAAGACTGCTTCAATCTGACCGAAGGCATACTAAGCTTTATAGGCTTTGATATTAAGGAACGAATAGTAGCCTCAGGTGCAAGAGATATGAAATATGCAGAAGGGAATACAGATCTTATGAAGAAGGCATACACTGCAGGAATTAATCTTGCAGGCTAA
- a CDS encoding 4Fe-4S binding protein, with protein sequence MMKPWNSLITTKRLRKICQAAFLLVFLFLFVQTENKGSESMGYPIRLFLDFDPLLLITTMISSHAVPAALFLSLATIVLTLVFGRVFCGWICPLGTLNNAISTFSRSKKTGPGKLYRLKYYILFFIIAAAFSGIQLAGILDPLSLFARSITVNVYPFISSLFMSILDLIEKYAPEGAADISGRIYSSLRGTVLPFNEVHFSQSMLIGGIFFIVLLLNIVEKRFWCRYLCPLGALLGLLSRFAPFGIKVSEGCASCGACSKPCQGGAVIDNGRARMKTECLVCMDCDDPCPNEAVQYGIIMKNIPLDVKRRGVIFSLVAGIFTVPFFRQRPAVKDPSLIRPPGSVKESVFSNRCIKCGACLKVCPTGGLQPLLLEAGFQGIWTPRLVPLIGSCEYCTLCGQVCPTGAILEMKKDKLMNIKIGEAMIDRSRCLPWADGEPCIVCEEMCIVPQKAIWLEETKIKDMSGAEVSLLLPHVDTRRCIGCGKCEKNCPLDDRPAIFVTNTGESREEGLQGFL encoded by the coding sequence ATGATGAAACCCTGGAACTCTCTGATAACAACAAAGCGGCTTAGGAAGATATGCCAGGCCGCTTTCCTGTTGGTTTTCCTGTTCCTTTTCGTTCAGACCGAGAACAAGGGCAGCGAGTCCATGGGTTATCCCATAAGGCTGTTCCTCGATTTCGACCCGCTTTTGCTGATTACAACAATGATCTCCTCGCATGCAGTCCCCGCAGCTCTCTTCCTGTCACTCGCAACAATCGTACTGACTCTTGTTTTCGGGCGTGTTTTTTGCGGCTGGATCTGTCCGCTAGGGACATTGAATAATGCCATTTCAACATTCAGCAGGTCAAAAAAGACCGGGCCGGGAAAACTCTACAGGCTAAAATACTACATATTGTTCTTTATTATTGCAGCAGCATTTTCAGGCATTCAGCTGGCAGGGATTCTTGACCCGTTATCGCTCTTTGCAAGATCGATTACAGTAAATGTCTATCCCTTTATCAGTTCATTATTCATGTCTATTCTTGACCTCATTGAGAAATATGCACCGGAAGGTGCGGCTGATATTTCCGGAAGGATTTATTCATCTCTCAGGGGAACCGTCCTGCCGTTCAACGAAGTTCATTTCTCTCAATCCATGCTCATTGGAGGGATATTTTTTATCGTACTCCTGTTGAATATTGTCGAGAAAAGGTTCTGGTGCAGATACTTATGTCCTCTCGGGGCTTTACTCGGACTGCTGTCAAGATTTGCACCTTTTGGCATCAAGGTCTCCGAAGGATGCGCATCTTGCGGCGCCTGTTCAAAACCATGCCAGGGCGGTGCCGTAATCGATAATGGAAGAGCCCGGATGAAGACCGAGTGTCTGGTGTGCATGGACTGTGACGATCCGTGCCCGAATGAGGCTGTGCAATATGGCATAATAATGAAAAATATACCTCTGGATGTCAAACGCCGGGGGGTTATTTTTTCCCTTGTTGCAGGGATTTTCACCGTGCCGTTTTTCAGACAAAGGCCTGCCGTTAAAGATCCGTCACTTATAAGGCCTCCGGGCAGTGTTAAAGAATCGGTTTTTTCTAATCGCTGCATAAAATGCGGGGCGTGTCTGAAAGTATGCCCTACGGGCGGACTTCAGCCATTACTGCTCGAAGCCGGATTTCAAGGCATCTGGACTCCCAGACTGGTTCCATTAATCGGTTCTTGCGAGTATTGCACACTTTGCGGTCAGGTGTGTCCTACAGGGGCGATTCTTGAGATGAAGAAAGATAAACTTATGAACATCAAGATCGGAGAGGCAATGATTGACCGTTCGCGATGCCTGCCCTGGGCCGATGGGGAACCCTGCATTGTCTGTGAAGAGATGTGCATCGTGCCTCAAAAGGCGATATGGCTCGAGGAAACAAAAATCAAGGACATGAGCGGTGCGGAAGTCAGTCTTCTTCTTCCTCATGTCGATACCCGAAGATGTATCGGATGCGGCAAATGCGAAAAGAACTGTCCGCTTGACGACAGGCCTGCTATTTTTGTTACAAATACGGGAGAAAGCAGGGAAGAAGGGTTGCAGGGATTCTTATAG
- a CDS encoding DUF362 domain-containing protein: MNRREFIKTAVISGAATLIYPGLRNLAAAQSQYPDIAVVKGHDPARITLSAVNALGGMKRFVSRGDIVVVKPNIGWNRAPEFAANTNPFVVGAVVRMCLDAGAGRVKVFDNTCDNAINCYTASGIAAEAKRCGAEVIYMEDRKYIEVDIKGTALKKWPIYKDALDADKIINVPVAKDHGISRLTLSMKNMMGVMGGRRGKLHRKMGENLVDMARFMRPALTILDAVRILTANGPTGGNLKDVRKLDTVVAGTDMVAIDSYGATLFGMKGADLDYVKLGDAVRIGRMDIENLNIKKMQV; encoded by the coding sequence ATGAACAGAAGGGAATTTATCAAGACCGCAGTGATATCAGGTGCAGCAACATTAATTTACCCGGGATTGAGAAATCTAGCTGCAGCTCAGTCCCAGTATCCTGACATCGCAGTTGTAAAAGGGCATGATCCTGCAAGAATTACACTATCGGCAGTCAATGCCCTGGGAGGGATGAAGCGGTTCGTATCCAGGGGGGATATTGTTGTGGTAAAGCCTAACATAGGATGGAACAGGGCCCCTGAATTTGCTGCAAATACGAATCCGTTTGTTGTAGGGGCCGTTGTAAGAATGTGTCTCGATGCAGGTGCCGGCAGAGTCAAGGTTTTTGATAATACATGCGATAACGCCATAAATTGTTATACGGCAAGCGGCATAGCCGCCGAAGCAAAGAGATGCGGTGCAGAAGTCATTTACATGGAGGACAGGAAATATATCGAAGTGGATATAAAAGGAACTGCACTTAAAAAATGGCCTATATACAAGGATGCTCTTGATGCTGACAAAATTATAAATGTGCCTGTTGCAAAAGACCACGGGATATCGAGACTTACTCTCTCAATGAAAAACATGATGGGCGTCATGGGAGGCCGCAGAGGGAAGCTTCACAGAAAAATGGGTGAGAATCTTGTGGATATGGCCAGGTTCATGAGGCCGGCGCTTACAATCCTTGATGCAGTCCGGATACTTACGGCAAACGGTCCGACAGGAGGCAATCTCAAGGATGTCAGGAAACTCGATACTGTTGTTGCAGGTACGGATATGGTGGCGATTGATTCTTATGGCGCAACTCTCTTCGGTATGAAAGGGGCCGATCTCGATTATGTGAAGCTTGGCGATGCCGTACGTATCGGAAGAATGGATATTGAAAACCTTAATATTAAAAAGATGCAAGTGTAG
- a CDS encoding Ig-like domain-containing protein, with translation MKNCLLIFAVVLVVAACKPDITGTSPGDGATNVKGHSQITADFSTSIDPSSLQFSITSNGIPVSGVVTVEKNPLSGDDVAVFTPDKNSMFTAGKTYTATIKAGVANADGGSRMKRDFSWSFTIETIPPVLESITPDNDQSVYEGSPEITLKFNESIGEISFNVSQEHTPPVFSEDRKKVTIRLNNINAGQSCRLVLYGFSDTAGNYTELNRVVEFSAVKPQ, from the coding sequence ATGAAGAACTGCTTGCTGATTTTTGCCGTGGTTTTAGTTGTAGCAGCCTGCAAGCCAGATATAACAGGCACATCACCAGGTGACGGTGCAACAAATGTCAAGGGACACTCCCAGATAACCGCTGATTTCAGCACATCGATCGACCCGTCGAGCCTGCAGTTTTCAATTACCAGCAATGGAATCCCGGTATCAGGGGTTGTGACAGTCGAAAAAAATCCTTTATCAGGCGATGATGTAGCTGTTTTTACACCGGATAAAAATTCCATGTTTACAGCTGGCAAAACCTATACCGCCACAATCAAAGCCGGTGTTGCAAATGCGGACGGTGGTAGCAGGATGAAAAGAGATTTTTCCTGGAGTTTTACAATCGAAACCATACCGCCCGTTCTCGAATCAATTACACCTGATAATGATCAGAGCGTTTATGAAGGTTCACCTGAAATCACCTTAAAATTCAATGAAAGCATAGGTGAAATATCATTTAATGTCAGCCAAGAGCATACTCCCCCTGTTTTTTCGGAAGACCGTAAAAAGGTTACAATCAGGCTTAACAACATCAATGCCGGGCAGTCATGCCGTCTGGTGTTGTATGGTTTTTCGGATACCGCCGGCAACTACACCGAACTGAACAGGGTTGTTGAATTCAGCGCCGTTAAACCTCAATAA
- the typA gene encoding translational GTPase TypA: MRQHIRNDSIRNIAIIAHVDHGKTTLVDAMFKQSGVFRSGQDIETRVMDRMDLERERGITIAAKNCSVSWNNVKINIIDTPGHADFGGEVERALSMADGAILLVDAAEGPLPQTRFVLKKAMEAGHSMVIVINKIDRKDARPAEVLNEIYDLFIDLGADEELLEFPVLYAVGRDGIAKKTLQEEATDLKALFETIVNDLPGPSYSPSEPFQMLVADLDYSDYIGRLAVGRIFNGSVSSQDSLVCINENNEHVMLRVTKLQGYQGIALREIESAEPGDIVVISGIENVKIGDTICTADNPKALKRITVDAPTVSMRITANNSPLAGQEGPHVQSTRIHERLNKETLRNVAIKMEIAPDKDAFIIKGRGEFQLAILIETMRREGFELCVGRPEVILEHKDGRILEPIEHLFIDCEESFLGIVTQKISQRKGRMLNLVNHGSGRVRVEFSVPSRGLIGFRDEFLTDTKGTGIMNSYLLAYEEYRGDFPYRFTGSIVSDRRGEAVAYALFNLEPRGRLFITPGEPVYEGMIIGEHNRENDIDVNPTKMKKLSNMRAAGRDDNILLSPVTPLTLEKALQFIRDDEMVEVTPKSIRLRKTELSAQKRHTTTVAKKKVMSS; the protein is encoded by the coding sequence ATGCGCCAGCACATCAGGAATGACAGCATCAGGAATATTGCGATTATTGCTCATGTTGACCACGGTAAGACCACACTCGTGGATGCCATGTTCAAGCAGAGCGGGGTTTTCCGTTCAGGGCAGGACATTGAGACCAGGGTCATGGACAGGATGGACCTTGAACGGGAGCGCGGCATTACCATAGCTGCAAAGAACTGTTCGGTTTCCTGGAATAACGTAAAAATAAATATTATCGACACCCCCGGCCATGCGGATTTCGGAGGAGAGGTCGAACGCGCACTCTCCATGGCCGACGGTGCGATACTGCTTGTAGACGCTGCGGAAGGGCCTCTTCCTCAGACGCGGTTCGTCCTCAAAAAGGCTATGGAAGCCGGTCACTCGATGGTAATAGTCATCAACAAGATTGACCGAAAGGATGCCAGACCTGCCGAGGTACTGAACGAAATATACGATCTTTTCATAGACCTGGGCGCTGATGAAGAACTTCTCGAATTTCCTGTTCTATATGCAGTGGGACGCGACGGTATTGCCAAAAAGACACTCCAGGAGGAAGCAACCGACCTCAAGGCCCTTTTCGAGACAATCGTCAACGATCTTCCCGGACCATCCTACAGCCCTTCGGAGCCTTTTCAGATGCTTGTGGCCGACCTTGACTATTCGGATTATATCGGAAGGCTTGCGGTCGGACGCATATTCAACGGCAGTGTCAGCTCCCAGGACTCCCTCGTATGCATAAACGAGAACAACGAACATGTAATGCTTCGCGTAACCAAACTCCAGGGTTACCAGGGCATTGCCTTAAGAGAGATCGAAAGCGCAGAACCGGGCGATATTGTCGTAATATCAGGAATCGAGAATGTTAAGATAGGAGATACCATCTGCACGGCGGACAACCCCAAGGCGCTTAAGCGGATTACAGTGGACGCACCTACGGTGTCAATGCGTATAACTGCAAACAATTCACCCCTTGCCGGCCAGGAAGGGCCTCATGTCCAATCCACTCGAATCCATGAAAGACTCAATAAGGAAACTCTCAGGAACGTTGCGATTAAGATGGAAATCGCCCCTGATAAGGACGCCTTCATAATAAAGGGACGGGGGGAATTCCAGCTGGCGATCCTGATAGAAACAATGCGGCGGGAAGGTTTTGAATTATGCGTAGGAAGGCCCGAAGTAATACTCGAGCACAAGGACGGCAGGATACTCGAACCTATTGAGCATCTGTTTATAGACTGTGAGGAAAGCTTTCTTGGTATCGTTACACAGAAGATATCACAGAGGAAGGGCCGTATGCTTAATCTCGTCAATCACGGCAGCGGCAGGGTCAGAGTCGAGTTCAGCGTTCCATCACGTGGCCTTATCGGTTTCAGGGATGAATTCCTTACCGACACGAAGGGCACAGGCATAATGAATTCCTACCTGCTTGCATACGAAGAATACAGGGGTGATTTCCCATACAGATTTACAGGATCAATTGTTTCAGACAGACGAGGCGAAGCGGTAGCCTATGCGCTTTTCAACCTCGAACCGAGAGGCCGCCTTTTCATAACACCCGGGGAACCTGTTTACGAAGGCATGATTATAGGTGAACACAACCGGGAAAACGACATCGATGTAAACCCGACAAAGATGAAAAAACTATCCAATATGCGCGCAGCAGGCAGGGATGACAATATTCTGCTCTCGCCGGTTACACCGCTGACTCTGGAAAAGGCGCTTCAGTTTATCAGGGATGACGAGATGGTGGAGGTGACTCCCAAGTCGATCAGGCTTAGAAAAACGGAACTCTCGGCCCAGAAACGACACACCACGACAGTTGCAAAGAAAAAGGTAATGTCGTCATGA
- a CDS encoding 1-acyl-sn-glycerol-3-phosphate acyltransferase → MEGKYGPILRPVIRRLFAPVILQDEFREPVSRLSEKGHLVFVMARTSVMDSMLLIQKHKADGLPVPKMIFGKSFTLFQPAWKLAGIIKNRITKNNPVKSGEMKANIELDNSASLLFLDNTKLPGGFDPVIELLRIQPEIEKPIFLVPLRCVYSRFPLKMSKDQKEEETSMRGFSKFWTLWWRTEEESHIEYGEPIDIRDFSGKFSESSFIEDTAEKIKNELRHRIAQLGRNISSAPIKKKEWIINATLKDPKLAEFIGDISNPDNLKKFETSKKYLEQIASDMDPSYLKVFARVFTWIVNNIYNGLDVDMNSLKKVKEWARKGPIVYVPCHKSHMDYMILSYILYQNWMGVPFIAAGANLSFFPLGIIFRRSGAFFLKRTFKGNKLYSQTFAAYLRTLLFEKIPIEFFIEGTRSRSGKLALPKLGLLSMLVDAWKEGTTKKDIIFVPVYIGYDLVVEEDAYAMEMKGGKKEKENLSQLIKAGRILKRRYGRVYVRFSEPFSLKDFAKSNDAIQKSGSDNDTITRELAWEILGAINNKTVGTSTSVMAAALMSRKGAIDETDAINLFNIYTDYLKYFKYDMSDSLKDKGRAFSEASALLQGRGLVSIEKNEDEPAIYEVDNESRIHMAYYKNNIINCLVPLAIISNIILKLSGIPKKTLEEEYNRIKNLFSKEFSIKKDAFENTIDYMVEKKMLRKHWGNISFEKDMAQLLSDFSGLITDYLESYLVVFTGIKKLSGAKDIFKAFESRAEIMLKKDEIGRPEALCVPNFKGAVEYLKTLDYIDKDNKIKNEKGISRLADETTGFLEK, encoded by the coding sequence ATGGAAGGTAAATACGGCCCGATCTTGAGACCTGTAATAAGGAGGCTGTTCGCTCCAGTAATACTTCAGGATGAATTCCGCGAACCTGTATCCAGGCTTTCAGAAAAAGGGCATCTTGTCTTTGTTATGGCCAGGACAAGCGTAATGGATTCCATGCTTCTGATACAGAAGCACAAGGCGGACGGTCTGCCTGTGCCCAAAATGATTTTCGGGAAAAGCTTTACCCTTTTCCAGCCTGCATGGAAACTGGCTGGCATCATAAAAAACCGGATTACAAAAAACAACCCTGTAAAAAGCGGAGAGATGAAGGCAAACATAGAGCTTGATAATTCGGCATCGCTTCTTTTTCTTGACAATACAAAACTGCCGGGCGGTTTTGACCCTGTTATCGAATTGCTCAGAATCCAGCCTGAAATAGAAAAACCGATTTTCCTCGTCCCATTGAGATGTGTATATTCAAGGTTTCCTCTGAAGATGTCAAAAGATCAAAAAGAAGAGGAAACGTCCATGAGAGGTTTCAGCAAGTTCTGGACACTGTGGTGGAGAACAGAAGAAGAAAGCCATATCGAATATGGCGAGCCAATCGATATCAGAGATTTTTCCGGAAAATTTTCAGAGAGCAGCTTTATTGAAGACACCGCCGAAAAGATCAAAAACGAACTCAGGCATAGAATCGCCCAGCTGGGAAGAAATATTTCAAGCGCACCTATCAAAAAGAAAGAGTGGATAATAAACGCCACTCTCAAGGATCCGAAACTGGCGGAATTTATCGGGGACATATCAAATCCTGATAATCTGAAAAAATTTGAGACCTCAAAGAAGTACCTCGAACAGATAGCATCTGATATGGACCCGTCCTATCTCAAGGTCTTCGCCAGGGTGTTCACATGGATAGTCAACAATATATATAATGGCCTGGATGTCGATATGAACAGCCTCAAGAAGGTCAAGGAATGGGCCCGCAAGGGACCCATTGTCTATGTCCCGTGCCATAAAAGCCACATGGATTATATGATACTTTCTTATATACTTTATCAGAACTGGATGGGCGTACCTTTCATAGCCGCAGGCGCCAACCTGTCATTCTTTCCGCTCGGCATAATCTTCCGCAGGAGCGGGGCATTTTTCCTGAAAAGGACTTTCAAGGGAAACAAACTTTACAGCCAGACCTTTGCGGCATACTTAAGGACACTCCTTTTCGAAAAGATACCGATTGAATTTTTTATTGAAGGCACCCGGAGCAGATCAGGCAAACTGGCCCTGCCCAAGCTCGGGCTTCTCTCGATGCTGGTCGATGCATGGAAGGAAGGAACAACTAAAAAAGACATCATCTTTGTGCCTGTTTACATTGGTTATGACCTCGTTGTTGAAGAAGATGCATATGCGATGGAAATGAAGGGCGGCAAAAAGGAAAAAGAAAATCTGAGCCAGCTCATAAAGGCAGGCAGAATATTGAAACGCAGATACGGCAGAGTTTATGTACGTTTTTCCGAACCCTTTTCGCTTAAAGATTTTGCCAAAAGTAATGATGCAATACAGAAATCCGGTTCAGACAATGACACCATAACACGAGAGCTTGCCTGGGAAATACTGGGGGCAATAAACAATAAAACAGTGGGAACTTCCACTTCTGTCATGGCTGCAGCGCTAATGAGCAGAAAAGGTGCCATCGATGAAACCGATGCGATAAATCTTTTCAACATCTACACCGATTATCTTAAATATTTCAAATATGACATGTCGGATTCATTGAAAGACAAAGGAAGGGCATTCTCCGAGGCATCAGCACTTCTTCAGGGCAGAGGACTTGTCTCGATTGAGAAAAATGAGGATGAGCCGGCAATCTATGAGGTGGACAACGAAAGCAGGATACATATGGCATACTATAAAAACAACATTATCAACTGCCTTGTCCCTCTTGCAATTATTTCCAATATCATACTCAAACTTTCAGGCATCCCCAAAAAAACCCTGGAGGAAGAATACAACCGGATTAAGAACCTTTTCTCAAAAGAATTTTCCATTAAAAAGGACGCCTTCGAAAATACCATTGACTATATGGTTGAAAAGAAAATGCTCAGAAAGCACTGGGGCAATATCTCTTTTGAAAAAGACATGGCTCAACTTCTTTCTGATTTTTCAGGCCTCATCACTGACTATCTTGAATCATACCTGGTTGTATTCACTGGCATTAAAAAACTTTCGGGCGCAAAGGATATTTTCAAGGCATTTGAGTCCAGGGCTGAAATAATGCTCAAAAAGGATGAAATAGGAAGGCCTGAAGCGCTTTGTGTTCCCAACTTCAAAGGCGCCGTGGAGTATCTGAAGACCCTAGATTATATCGACAAGGACAATAAGATAAAGAATGAAAAAGGAATCAGCAGGCTTGCTGATGAGACAACAGGATTCCTTGAAAAATAA
- a CDS encoding PAS domain S-box protein → MYVRKATFLTIIITCACLIAVIYISSNLILFRNMANLESKYAENNVRRAILVLNQKISTLDKSAIDWANWDDTYNYLKGKYPDFVKENLMDNTFSGLGINLIMILDNKGNIKVSKLYDLKLNKEIPVDKSINDFIKSNFNPPAKFNNGNVKSGLMIISGRLVIISTKPVLTSLVKGPAAGTLIMGEFMDKTDMEGISLATQLSIEIFKSSDKPLPEDVESRIASLNEDGNIVTSKLGKNFITGYTLIKDISGKPSLILKVTMPSGTYYQARKAIFYFNIGIMITGIICALIIIFFLERKFLSRLDKIMKGIIRISETGSLKSRISLKGNDELARLAEIFNSMMISLETSKKTLEESEEKYRNLVEFASDGIIINQDQTIKYANPRMSEISGYSLDEILESNYIDFIHPDDIVKTREQYSTRLNVGDTSSILETSIRHKNGYKIPVEATARITIYNGKPAGIVIIRDISDKKRAQEMLASEKERLLVTLRSIGDGVITTDINMKIKIMNRIAEKLTGWKQDEAFDRNLFEVFPLIKEKTRERCDQPLSKIIMKGIIIELVSQTILVSRDGTEYFVAVTGAPIRTKEGESLGLVVVFRDITERRKIEEELSKIQRFDTMGILVSGIVHDFSNILTCIIGNIALAKEYSSTNDKLLECINETEKASIKAKELIRQLQALFRSSYPEKVRMSVMKIIRDSTAFVLRGSNVKYTINFAPDLWLADIDPGQISQVIYNIVLNAKQAMPEGGILTISAENTEIGEERNLPLANGNYIKIKISDTGVGIPEEIITRIFDPFFTTNLSGSGLGLDSVKSIISKHQGLVTVDSKPGSYTTFEIFLPASRDQSIKQKDSNRDIYHELGKILIMSENNEECSILDDILTMLGYETIIASNSNEASSLFSESKKQGKAPEIVIVDMSEDINHWEPALSYFKEISADIKTIALIDNNTLAFREKLSRFDFNDFVLKPLKVQYLNESLMRMFAGSIE, encoded by the coding sequence ATGTACGTAAGAAAAGCCACATTCTTAACTATCATTATAACCTGCGCGTGTCTGATTGCCGTTATTTATATATCATCCAACCTTATACTTTTTAGAAACATGGCAAATCTTGAGAGTAAATATGCTGAAAACAATGTAAGAAGGGCCATTCTCGTTCTGAATCAGAAGATTAGCACCCTCGATAAGAGTGCCATAGACTGGGCAAACTGGGATGATACCTATAATTATCTCAAAGGAAAATATCCTGATTTTGTAAAAGAGAACTTGATGGATAATACTTTCTCGGGTCTGGGAATCAACCTGATAATGATACTTGACAATAAAGGGAACATAAAAGTCTCCAAATTGTACGATTTAAAACTCAACAAGGAGATACCCGTTGATAAATCTATCAACGATTTCATCAAGTCAAATTTCAACCCTCCGGCTAAATTTAATAACGGTAATGTAAAGTCAGGACTGATGATTATTTCAGGAAGGCTGGTGATAATCTCAACAAAACCCGTACTTACATCTCTCGTCAAAGGACCTGCTGCAGGAACTTTGATTATGGGAGAATTCATGGACAAGACAGATATGGAAGGCATCTCACTTGCAACTCAGCTTTCCATCGAAATTTTTAAGAGTTCGGATAAGCCCTTGCCGGAGGATGTTGAAAGCAGAATTGCATCACTGAACGAAGACGGTAATATAGTTACATCCAAGCTCGGCAAAAATTTCATTACAGGATATACCCTGATTAAGGATATATCGGGCAAACCATCATTGATCCTTAAGGTTACAATGCCCAGCGGTACATATTATCAAGCCAGGAAAGCGATTTTCTATTTCAATATCGGAATAATGATAACAGGCATAATTTGTGCGCTGATTATCATCTTTTTTCTTGAGAGAAAATTCCTATCGAGACTTGATAAGATAATGAAAGGCATAATACGAATATCTGAAACCGGGAGTCTGAAAAGTAGAATATCTCTTAAAGGGAATGATGAACTTGCAAGGCTTGCCGAGATATTTAATTCAATGATGATATCACTGGAAACATCGAAAAAAACACTTGAAGAAAGCGAAGAGAAATACAGAAATCTTGTCGAATTTGCAAGTGATGGAATAATTATCAATCAGGATCAGACTATAAAATATGCCAATCCGCGAATGTCAGAAATTTCGGGCTATTCATTGGATGAAATCCTTGAATCCAACTACATTGATTTTATTCACCCGGATGATATTGTTAAAACCAGGGAACAGTATTCAACACGGTTGAATGTCGGTGATACAAGCAGCATCCTTGAAACATCCATCAGGCATAAGAACGGATACAAAATACCTGTCGAGGCCACTGCCAGGATAACTATATACAATGGCAAACCTGCCGGAATAGTTATTATCAGAGACATCTCAGATAAGAAGAGGGCCCAGGAAATGCTGGCCTCTGAAAAAGAACGACTTCTTGTTACTTTGAGATCTATCGGGGACGGCGTTATTACCACAGACATAAATATGAAAATCAAGATTATGAACAGAATCGCAGAGAAGCTTACCGGATGGAAGCAGGATGAAGCCTTTGACCGGAATCTTTTCGAAGTTTTTCCTTTAATCAAGGAAAAGACAAGAGAACGATGCGATCAGCCGTTGAGCAAGATTATAATGAAAGGAATTATTATCGAACTTGTCAGTCAGACCATCCTGGTATCAAGAGACGGGACAGAATATTTTGTTGCAGTAACAGGCGCGCCGATTCGGACAAAAGAAGGAGAATCTCTTGGTCTGGTAGTTGTATTCAGGGATATAACAGAACGTCGAAAGATCGAGGAAGAACTCTCCAAGATTCAGAGATTCGATACCATGGGCATACTGGTCAGCGGAATAGTACATGATTTCAGCAATATCCTTACATGCATAATCGGAAATATCGCTCTTGCAAAAGAATACAGTTCGACCAACGATAAACTTCTGGAATGTATAAATGAGACAGAAAAGGCATCAATCAAGGCAAAGGAACTTATCAGGCAACTGCAGGCTCTTTTCAGAAGCAGCTATCCGGAAAAAGTCAGGATGTCTGTTATGAAAATTATCAGGGATTCTACAGCTTTTGTTCTCAGGGGTTCCAATGTGAAATATACCATTAATTTTGCCCCGGACCTCTGGCTCGCCGATATAGACCCCGGACAGATATCTCAGGTTATATATAACATCGTACTCAATGCAAAGCAGGCAATGCCTGAAGGCGGAATACTCACCATATCCGCAGAAAATACTGAGATCGGCGAAGAACGTAATCTTCCACTGGCTAATGGCAACTATATAAAAATAAAGATCAGTGATACCGGAGTGGGTATTCCGGAAGAAATAATCACAAGAATATTCGACCCCTTCTTTACAACCAATCTTTCGGGGTCCGGTCTCGGACTGGACAGTGTAAAATCAATCATATCCAAACACCAGGGACTGGTAACAGTCGATTCGAAACCTGGTTCCTATACAACATTTGAAATATTTCTACCTGCATCCAGAGATCAGTCAATAAAACAGAAGGATTCAAACAGGGATATTTATCATGAACTCGGCAAGATTCTAATAATGTCCGAAAATAATGAGGAATGCTCGATCCTGGATGATATTCTTACCATGCTCGGATATGAAACAATAATTGCATCGAATTCCAATGAGGCTTCCAGTTTGTTTTCAGAATCAAAGAAACAGGGCAAAGCCCCTGAAATTGTAATCGTTGATATGAGTGAAGACATTAATCATTGGGAACCAGCTTTAAGTTATTTTAAAGAGATCAGTGCCGATATAAAGACAATAGCATTGATAGACAATAACACTTTAGCTTTCAGGGAAAAGCTCTCGAGATTTGATTTTAATGATTTTGTTTTGAAACCCTTGAAAGTTCAATATTTGAATGAATCACTGATGCGCATGTTTGCTGGGAGTATTGAATGA